From one Planktothrix agardhii NIES-204 genomic stretch:
- a CDS encoding putative flavoprotein, whose product MVALTDRVKQNRLTIEVQEIAADTTAIRSLDWDRERFDIEFGLQNGTTYNSFIIRGEKIALVDTSHAKFRQLYLDTLKGLINPADIDYLIISHTEPDHSGLVKDILELAPNVTVVGSKVAIQFLENLTHTPFERKLVKNGDTLDLGNDHVLEFVSAPNLHWPDTIFSFDRKSQTLFTCDAFGMHYCSDQTYDTNLAALEPDFHFYYECLMAPNARSVINAMKRMEPLGEITTIATGHGPLLRHNLEELKGRYWQWSHEQTKSETTVAVFYFSDYGYSDRLSQAIAHGITKTGVAVEMMDLRKAEATEVRELVMGSAGFIIGMPPVSGLGSELAEETINTIIASAHNKQSYGLYESGGGNDLSLYPLQVKLNDAGLKQVFPSIRITETPHDTTYQTCDEAGTDIGQWLSRDKTVKQMKSLDSNLDKAMGRLSGGLYIITAQKGEVSSAMLASWVTQASFQPLGLTIAVAKDRAIEALMQVDDKFVLNVLAESNYQKLMRHFLKRFTPGADRFEGINTQTANNGSPILTDSLAYLECQVQSRMELSDHWIVYATVDNGRVSDPDVLPAVHHRKVGNHY is encoded by the coding sequence ATTTGGCCTGCAAAACGGTACAACCTATAATTCATTTATCATTCGCGGGGAAAAAATAGCCCTGGTTGACACATCCCATGCCAAATTCCGGCAACTATATTTAGACACACTCAAAGGATTAATTAATCCTGCGGATATTGACTATTTAATTATTAGTCATACCGAACCCGATCACAGTGGCCTAGTTAAAGATATCCTAGAACTTGCTCCCAATGTTACGGTTGTGGGGTCGAAGGTAGCAATTCAATTTTTAGAAAATTTAACCCATACCCCCTTTGAACGTAAATTAGTTAAAAATGGCGATACCTTAGATTTAGGAAATGATCATGTTTTAGAATTTGTATCTGCTCCGAATTTACATTGGCCGGATACAATTTTTAGCTTTGATCGGAAAAGCCAAACCTTATTTACTTGCGATGCGTTTGGAATGCACTATTGTTCCGATCAAACCTACGATACAAACTTAGCGGCACTTGAACCAGATTTTCACTTTTATTATGAGTGTTTAATGGCTCCTAATGCTCGTTCGGTAATTAATGCGATGAAACGCATGGAACCTTTAGGAGAAATTACCACTATTGCCACGGGACACGGCCCATTATTACGGCATAATTTAGAAGAACTAAAAGGACGTTATTGGCAATGGAGTCACGAACAAACTAAATCTGAAACCACTGTAGCGGTGTTTTATTTCTCCGACTATGGCTATAGCGATCGCCTCTCCCAAGCCATCGCCCACGGCATTACAAAAACAGGTGTTGCCGTAGAAATGATGGATTTACGCAAGGCTGAAGCGACAGAAGTGCGGGAATTAGTGATGGGTTCTGCGGGATTTATAATCGGAATGCCCCCGGTTTCTGGTTTAGGTTCTGAACTGGCAGAAGAAACAATTAATACTATTATTGCATCGGCTCATAATAAACAATCCTACGGTTTATATGAGTCGGGAGGCGGAAATGATTTATCCTTATATCCGTTGCAAGTTAAACTCAATGATGCTGGATTAAAGCAAGTCTTTCCTTCAATTCGGATTACGGAAACTCCCCATGATACCACCTATCAAACCTGCGATGAAGCGGGTACAGATATCGGACAATGGTTGAGTCGAGATAAAACCGTTAAGCAGATGAAATCCCTGGATAGTAACTTAGATAAAGCCATGGGACGCTTAAGCGGTGGATTGTATATTATTACGGCTCAAAAAGGAGAAGTTAGTAGTGCGATGTTAGCCTCCTGGGTGACTCAAGCAAGTTTTCAACCATTAGGATTAACCATTGCCGTTGCTAAGGATCGAGCCATTGAAGCGTTAATGCAGGTTGATGATAAATTTGTGCTGAATGTTTTGGCAGAAAGTAATTATCAAAAACTGATGAGACACTTCTTAAAACGATTTACTCCTGGTGCGGATCGGTTTGAAGGAATTAATACCCAAACTGCTAATAATGGCAGTCCGATTCTAACAGATTCCTTAGCCTATTTAGAATGTCAAGTCCAAAGTCGGATGGAGTTAAGTGATCATTGGATTGTTTACGCCACCGTTGATAATGGACGAGTCAGTGATCCTGATGTGCTACCTGCGGTTCACCATCGCAAAGTCGGAAATCATTATTAA